The Paenibacillus tianjinensis genome has a window encoding:
- a CDS encoding YhcN/YlaJ family sporulation lipoprotein translates to MLRSKLSTSVTAALLLGMVSLTGCGTNNSANSTDVQPNSVRGTHDGRIQVNSARNNNSYDKMEMSQELADRVAAMPEVSTANVMVVGTSAYVAVKLDETNGKPNTLGTNNRTYNNGNGLQNNTSGTGGPMTNGMNAGNGTGGRGTVNGTPGMTGMGGSMNGIPQSNTGTGTVGGAGTANPGAYPGNGGNGILSGSNYTDGTRMKRDIDDSMGTGIGTRSVAPNNSYQMNDNNDLTTDMKDRIASVVRKQNTGIRNVYVSANPDFVERADYYAQEFRAGHPLKGFAKEFGTMVERIFPTRSGY, encoded by the coding sequence ATGTTGCGATCAAAGCTTAGCACGTCAGTCACAGCCGCGCTGCTCCTGGGGATGGTCAGCCTTACTGGCTGCGGAACTAACAATTCGGCAAACAGCACGGATGTGCAACCGAACAGTGTCCGGGGAACGCATGACGGACGGATTCAGGTGAATTCGGCCCGGAATAATAATTCCTATGACAAAATGGAGATGAGCCAGGAGCTTGCTGACCGTGTGGCTGCTATGCCTGAGGTAAGCACCGCAAATGTTATGGTGGTCGGAACAAGCGCTTATGTTGCCGTAAAGCTTGACGAAACAAACGGGAAGCCGAATACTTTGGGCACTAATAACCGTACCTATAACAATGGCAACGGCCTCCAAAACAATACCTCCGGCACCGGCGGACCGATGACTAACGGAATGAATGCAGGGAATGGAACTGGCGGAAGAGGAACGGTTAACGGCACTCCCGGCATGACCGGCATGGGCGGATCCATGAATGGCATACCGCAGAGTAATACCGGGACAGGGACGGTAGGTGGAGCCGGTACCGCGAATCCGGGAGCCTATCCGGGCAACGGCGGAAATGGTATACTATCCGGCAGCAATTATACCGATGGAACCCGTATGAAGCGGGATATCGATGATAGTATGGGAACCGGGATCGGCACGCGCAGTGTCGCTCCAAATAACAGCTATCAGATGAATGATAACAATGACCTGACTACGGATATGAAGGATAGAATCGCTTCCGTAGTAAGAAAGCAAAACACGGGCATCAGGAATGTCTACGTTTCGGCTAATCCTGACTTTGTGGAACGGGCAGATTATTATGCTCAAGAGTTCCGTGCAGGCCATCCGTTAAAAGGCTTTGCTAAGGAATTCGGCACCATGGTTGAACGTATTTTCCCTACACGCAGCGGGTATTAA
- a CDS encoding glycosyltransferase family 4 protein yields MKVLFTFYVPSGGVETLNTLRCESLQREGIECHVLYLMPGSSNQNQPNYPVYIASGDEEIRILLEKERFDAIIVTSDYLLMERLRQLGYGGILIYESQGLGRRSDAKDMIIDAVPYLRSYCNAVLIPPTEHLLELFISICPWLHRYVIPNIVDVQSFRFRPGEPPRDPVIAWVGRLETNKNWSEYLKIAHQIRRCKPDLHLWMFHDPELASEEQKQLFHEELHALGLNDRLVVFTNIPNHIMPLYYSSIASSGGFLLSTSITEGFGYAVAEAVCCTCPVLSTDSDGVRSFIVHNYSGKFYPLGNVEAAVAEGLELMNNLELRSSIRSQGRTHMVSRFGSERYAQSFREMMNSFGIF; encoded by the coding sequence ATGAAGGTTCTATTTACGTTTTATGTACCCAGCGGCGGGGTGGAGACTCTGAACACGCTGCGGTGTGAGAGTCTGCAGCGCGAGGGCATTGAGTGCCACGTGCTGTATCTCATGCCGGGTTCCTCAAACCAAAACCAGCCGAACTACCCCGTATATATCGCTTCAGGGGATGAAGAAATCCGCATACTGCTTGAAAAAGAGCGTTTTGACGCCATTATTGTAACCTCCGATTACTTATTGATGGAACGCCTGCGCCAGCTGGGCTATGGCGGCATTCTGATATATGAATCCCAGGGGCTCGGAAGACGCAGTGATGCGAAGGATATGATTATAGATGCCGTTCCTTATCTGCGTTCCTATTGCAATGCCGTGCTGATTCCGCCTACTGAACATCTGCTGGAACTATTCATCTCGATCTGCCCCTGGCTGCACCGTTATGTCATTCCGAACATCGTCGATGTCCAGTCCTTCCGGTTCCGTCCCGGGGAACCGCCCCGTGACCCGGTTATCGCCTGGGTAGGGCGTCTGGAGACCAATAAAAACTGGAGTGAATATCTGAAGATTGCTCATCAGATCCGCCGCTGCAAACCTGACCTTCATCTCTGGATGTTCCATGATCCCGAGCTGGCCAGTGAGGAACAGAAACAGCTGTTTCATGAAGAATTGCATGCCCTGGGATTGAACGACCGGCTTGTGGTGTTCACCAATATTCCCAACCACATTATGCCCCTCTATTATTCTTCTATCGCCAGCTCCGGCGGTTTCCTGCTGTCAACGTCGATTACAGAAGGATTTGGTTATGCGGTTGCAGAAGCTGTCTGCTGTACCTGCCCTGTCCTTAGCACCGATTCCGACGGTGTCCGGTCTTTTATCGTCCATAACTATTCCGGCAAATTTTATCCGCTGGGCAATGTTGAGGCGGCTGTTGCAGAAGGTCTGGAGCTCATGAATAATCTGGAGCTGCGCAGCAGCATCCGGAGCCAGGGCAGAACGCATATGGTTTCACGTTTCGGCTCAGAGCGTTACGCCCAGTCGTTCCGCGAAATGATGAATTCCTTCGGTATTTTCTAA
- a CDS encoding glycosyltransferase family 4 protein yields MRLTFPILTLSRGGAQRMLAELANRLSDIGHEVVILMPSGGNVEYEMKCRIEFGREIEKLSEDDFPCGDVIISNYYTTVPVAQRASEQGKGLHIRLALCYEPTFLPHNNQSFASYSITRNLMVLSRWQQEIVRLNHGIKGRIVPVGVNADFTNMHMREAAGKSLVVSAILRKPEGGFSGHREQEYLLEQLNRVKELHPEVEIYLITPPGEYAESAALKMMLNDHRYHLRTPSNDTELSYHYNESDIFVSSSTFDSGSLPGLEAMRCGAALVTVYSGGNMEYCRHGHNCLMSYRYENRLGQDIISLIRDKALRERLARKGESDSLQFTWDRSAQIFQSELFEMVSKQG; encoded by the coding sequence ATGAGGCTGACATTCCCGATTCTGACATTGTCCAGGGGAGGCGCGCAGCGGATGCTGGCGGAATTAGCCAACCGGCTGAGCGACATCGGCCATGAAGTGGTGATCCTGATGCCCAGCGGAGGCAATGTGGAGTATGAGATGAAATGCAGGATAGAATTCGGCCGGGAGATCGAAAAACTGTCAGAGGATGATTTTCCCTGTGGTGATGTCATCATCTCGAATTACTATACCACTGTACCTGTAGCCCAGAGGGCGAGCGAGCAGGGGAAGGGGCTGCATATAAGGCTTGCACTTTGCTATGAACCAACCTTTCTGCCACATAACAACCAGTCGTTTGCTTCCTATAGTATTACCCGCAATCTGATGGTGCTGTCACGCTGGCAGCAGGAAATCGTCCGGCTTAACCATGGCATCAAAGGGCGAATTGTGCCGGTTGGCGTAAACGCTGACTTCACGAATATGCATATGCGCGAGGCAGCGGGCAAAAGTCTTGTCGTATCCGCAATCCTGCGTAAGCCGGAAGGCGGATTCTCGGGTCACCGGGAGCAGGAGTATCTTCTGGAGCAGCTAAACAGGGTCAAGGAACTGCACCCCGAGGTGGAAATTTATCTGATTACACCTCCGGGTGAATATGCTGAGTCGGCTGCATTAAAGATGATGCTGAATGATCACCGTTACCATTTACGCACGCCTTCTAATGATACGGAATTGAGCTATCACTATAATGAAAGCGACATTTTTGTCAGCTCCAGCACCTTCGATTCCGGCTCCCTGCCCGGTCTTGAGGCGATGCGCTGCGGCGCAGCGCTGGTTACGGTCTATTCAGGAGGCAATATGGAGTACTGCAGGCACGGCCATAACTGTCTGATGTCCTACCGGTACGAGAACAGGCTTGGCCAGGATATTATTTCATTAATCCGTGACAAGGCGCTGCGCGAACGTCTTGCCCGCAAAGGGGAGAGTGACTCATTACAGTTCACTTGGGACAGAAGCGCGCAGATTTTTCAGTCTGAGCTGTTTGAGATGGTCTCGAAGCAAGGCTGA
- a CDS encoding glycosyltransferase, whose translation MYREIQVYDFLPVLLEQLKFSESILDIGSGTGTLLERYEAALVIGLDIHRPYLLHRKYKAPHIIPLHADAGHIDKLFLPGTFSAVTLIDSLEHFTMAEGMELLRKAEIIASNRVVVFTPRGFFPQEGTDHFHLQGENYQRHRSGWVIRLRCLKGFIMPRIRPSGKRSGQTTSRWMLYSPAKQSSLRTREGGERMNLQSKVSVVIPFYNCPYVHLAVESVLAQTYPDIELIVVDDGSTLHTEKLTPFMDKIVYIRKTNGGTASALNRGIQAASGAYFAWLSADDLFHPDKIERQMITLTQTGTSFNHTAYYYINEHGERVSEVVRVLLTGRTEMIETMMKGCPVNGSSVLLNMDIFRKVGLFNERFLYTQDYDLWLRILPHYEWSYIGEPLLDYRVHKEMGSVIHNEAQFREIEVVQARHNGVLAKLLRKERGQ comes from the coding sequence ATGTACCGGGAAATTCAAGTGTATGACTTCCTGCCGGTTCTGCTGGAGCAGTTGAAATTCTCCGAGAGCATTCTGGATATCGGCAGCGGCACAGGTACACTGCTTGAACGTTATGAGGCTGCTCTGGTGATTGGCCTGGACATTCACAGACCTTATCTGCTGCACCGCAAATACAAAGCACCGCATATTATTCCGCTTCACGCCGATGCCGGCCATATTGATAAGCTGTTTCTGCCGGGAACCTTTTCGGCGGTTACACTGATAGATTCCCTGGAGCATTTCACCATGGCGGAAGGAATGGAGCTTCTGAGAAAAGCTGAGATTATTGCTTCTAACCGTGTAGTCGTGTTTACACCGCGCGGCTTTTTTCCGCAGGAAGGAACGGATCATTTTCATTTGCAGGGCGAGAATTATCAGAGGCACAGGAGCGGCTGGGTTATTCGGTTACGGTGCTTAAAGGGTTTCATCATGCCGAGAATCCGGCCTTCCGGGAAGCGTTCGGGCCAGACCACCAGCCGCTGGATGCTTTACTCGCCTGCAAAACAGTCTAGCCTACGAACTCGGGAAGGAGGTGAGCGCATGAATCTGCAATCCAAGGTTTCGGTGGTCATCCCGTTTTATAATTGCCCTTATGTTCATCTTGCGGTGGAAAGCGTGCTTGCCCAGACTTATCCGGATATTGAGCTCATAGTGGTGGATGACGGTTCCACCCTGCATACCGAGAAGCTCACTCCGTTCATGGACAAAATTGTATATATACGTAAGACTAACGGCGGCACGGCCTCGGCGCTCAACCGGGGAATACAGGCTGCCAGCGGAGCTTATTTTGCCTGGTTAAGCGCGGATGACCTGTTTCACCCGGATAAAATAGAGCGGCAGATGATCACCCTCACGCAGACGGGCACCTCTTTTAATCATACGGCTTATTACTACATTAATGAACACGGGGAACGGGTCTCCGAGGTGGTTCGTGTTCTGTTAACCGGCCGGACCGAAATGATCGAGACCATGATGAAGGGCTGTCCGGTTAACGGCAGCTCTGTTCTGCTCAATATGGATATTTTCCGCAAAGTAGGGTTGTTTAATGAGAGGTTCCTGTATACCCAGGATTACGACCTGTGGCTGCGTATTCTGCCGCACTACGAATGGTCCTATATCGGAGAGCCGCTGCTGGATTACCGTGTCCACAAGGAGATGGGATCTGTCATTCACAATGAAGCGCAATTCCGGGAGATTGAAGTCGTACAGGCAAGGCACAACGGGGTTCTCGCCAAGCTGCTGAGAAAGGAGAGAGGGCAATGA
- a CDS encoding glycosyltransferase, with product MNMNYPKVSVIIPFYNCPYIEQALQSALSQSWQPYEIIVVDDGSTVHADRIAPYLNHIHYLGKANGGTASALNHGVIHATGDYVAWLSSDDMFYHDKINNQVKFMEQNGLLISYTNFNYINGESQLTDMNASLVFPDQLEFLRCFLQGNPINGCTVMFKRELFGAIGLFNESLPYTHDYDLWFRAILNGYPPVMLNQSLTAYRRHSGMGTLKHYDVIMAEAAATNSRYQGMLRELIASMGG from the coding sequence ATGAACATGAATTATCCGAAGGTCTCGGTTATTATTCCTTTTTATAATTGCCCGTATATCGAACAGGCGCTGCAAAGCGCCTTATCCCAATCCTGGCAGCCTTATGAGATCATCGTAGTCGATGACGGATCTACGGTTCATGCAGACCGGATTGCTCCGTATCTGAACCATATCCATTACCTTGGCAAAGCCAACGGGGGAACAGCTTCTGCACTGAATCACGGGGTTATCCATGCTACGGGGGACTATGTTGCCTGGCTCAGTTCAGATGATATGTTCTACCATGATAAGATCAACAATCAGGTAAAGTTTATGGAACAAAACGGACTCCTGATTTCGTATACGAACTTCAATTATATTAACGGGGAATCGCAATTGACCGATATGAACGCTTCACTTGTATTTCCGGACCAGCTGGAATTTTTACGCTGCTTCCTGCAAGGCAATCCCATCAACGGCTGTACGGTAATGTTCAAGCGTGAGCTGTTTGGAGCTATCGGCTTATTCAATGAGTCACTGCCTTACACGCATGATTATGATTTGTGGTTCCGGGCGATTCTTAATGGTTACCCGCCGGTTATGCTGAACCAGTCCTTAACGGCCTACCGTCGGCATAGCGGAATGGGCACACTCAAGCATTATGACGTCATTATGGCGGAAGCCGCCGCGACGAACAGCCGCTATCAGGGAATGCTGCGCGAGCTTATCGCCTCTATGGGCGGATGA
- a CDS encoding NAD-dependent epimerase/dehydratase family protein has protein sequence MDEPVSDVHMKGRRLLITGAGGFTGRHAVAYFHAAGAEVTAVVRRPAALSAGFPEGVRVQECDLSDRKAVAAMIAEAAPDEVLHLAGKNSVPESWRDPLLYMETNVMATLYLLEALRARPAGRILVAGSRLKYRPGTADGPPHPYSFSKTLEELVSLAWGTLFKQPVLLAEPCNLIGPGPSTGFCSLLAQHIVRSEEAAAGRTTEPQTFRLSSRHVLRDFLDVRDAVRAYDYILRQGKAGAVYRIDSGTQRSLGDIAGKLLAHAKAPVFMDWGTDTAEVQPVKPADSGEPDAADGPEKNAAILGWKPEISLEHSIQDIVDYYRSGRGGSLS, from the coding sequence GTGGATGAACCAGTCAGCGATGTCCACATGAAGGGGCGGAGGCTGCTGATTACTGGAGCCGGCGGCTTTACCGGACGGCATGCTGTAGCTTATTTCCATGCTGCAGGAGCGGAGGTTACAGCGGTGGTACGCCGTCCGGCCGCCTTATCCGCAGGCTTCCCGGAGGGTGTAAGGGTGCAGGAATGCGACCTCAGCGACCGGAAGGCTGTTGCTGCTATGATTGCAGAAGCAGCGCCGGACGAGGTGCTGCACCTGGCGGGCAAGAATTCCGTTCCGGAATCCTGGCGGGATCCGCTGCTCTACATGGAGACCAATGTAATGGCTACCCTGTATTTGCTTGAAGCGCTGCGTGCCCGGCCGGCAGGCCGGATTCTGGTGGCCGGCTCCAGGCTCAAATACAGACCTGGAACGGCCGACGGGCCGCCCCACCCGTACAGCTTCAGCAAAACGCTGGAGGAGCTGGTGTCACTGGCCTGGGGGACGCTGTTCAAACAGCCCGTGCTGCTGGCTGAGCCCTGCAACCTGATCGGCCCCGGCCCTTCGACCGGCTTCTGTTCGCTCTTGGCGCAGCATATTGTGCGCAGTGAAGAAGCTGCGGCAGGAAGGACTACAGAGCCGCAGACGTTCAGGCTCTCTTCAAGGCATGTGCTGCGGGACTTTTTGGATGTGCGTGATGCCGTGCGGGCCTACGACTACATTCTGCGCCAGGGCAAGGCCGGAGCTGTCTACCGCATTGATTCGGGAACTCAGCGGAGTCTGGGGGATATTGCCGGGAAGCTGCTGGCTCATGCGAAGGCACCGGTCTTCATGGACTGGGGGACGGATACTGCGGAAGTGCAGCCGGTGAAGCCGGCAGACTCCGGTGAGCCGGATGCTGCTGACGGGCCGGAAAAGAATGCCGCTATCCTTGGCTGGAAACCGGAAATCAGCCTTGAGCATTCCATACAGGATATTGTCGACTATTACCGTTCCGGCAGGGGAGGAAGTTTGTCATGA